The genomic DNA TCGGCAGGCACACCAGCCGAAAGTTCGTCCTCGCGGATGCGGATTTCCTCTTCGTTGCTCATGGTGAAAACCCCTAGCCCAAATCCCTGAACAGGTCAAAGCGTTCGACGAAAACTACTGTTATATCTTTGTGAATTCTTTCATCAGACGCCCTGCTCTTGACGAAATCGCGACCGTGGCTTACTTGCCTGCAACACCTCTTTTTCAACCAGCGCCCCATACAATCGGACACCATCATGCCAAACTCCATATTCGACGAGTTTTTTCAGGCCGAAGCCCGCATGTTCCTCCTGGCGACCATCCGCATCGCCCTGGCCGAGGACGGCTCGGACCTGACCTCGCTCGGTCTTTTTTCCGAGAGCGACATGGCCCAGGCCATGATCGTGGCCAAGCAGGACACCGTCGTGGCCGGGCTGCCCATCATCCCCATGGTCCTCGAATTCGGCGGCGACCAGTGCCAGACCCACCTCAATGTCGATGACGGCGAGCGGGTCTCGGCAGGCACCATGGTGGCAGCCGTGCGCGGCCCGGCCATCCAGCTGCTCAAGACCGAGCGCGTGATCATGAACTTCCTGTGCCATCTTTCCGGCATCGCCAACCTCACCGCCCAATACGTGGAAGCCCTCAAGGGTACGAAAACGCAGCTCCTCGACACCCGGAAGACCCTGCCGGGACTGCGCTTCCCAGAAAAATACGCCGTGCTTGCGGGGGGGGGCAAAAACCACCGCCTGACCCTCTCGGACATGCTCATGCTCAAGGACAACCACATCGACCGGGCCGGGAGCATCGCCCAGGCTGTCTCGGCCCTGCTGCACGCCCACTCGCCCTGCCCGCCCATCGAGGTCGAATGCCGCACCATCGAGGAAGTCGAGGAGGCCAGCCAGTGCGAAATCCAGCGCATCATGCTCGACAACATGGACACGGAAACCATCAGGACCGCCCTGGGCATCATCCCCGGCACC from Pseudodesulfovibrio aespoeensis Aspo-2 includes the following:
- the nadC gene encoding carboxylating nicotinate-nucleotide diphosphorylase, giving the protein MPNSIFDEFFQAEARMFLLATIRIALAEDGSDLTSLGLFSESDMAQAMIVAKQDTVVAGLPIIPMVLEFGGDQCQTHLNVDDGERVSAGTMVAAVRGPAIQLLKTERVIMNFLCHLSGIANLTAQYVEALKGTKTQLLDTRKTLPGLRFPEKYAVLAGGGKNHRLTLSDMLMLKDNHIDRAGSIAQAVSALLHAHSPCPPIEVECRTIEEVEEASQCEIQRIMLDNMDTETIRTALGIIPGTIETELSGNVSLENIRELAELGPGYISVGKLTHSAPSSDFSMQFVPLS